The Micromonospora sp. NBC_00421 genome contains a region encoding:
- a CDS encoding dihydrolipoamide acetyltransferase family protein, which yields MSRIKEFNLPDLGEGLTEGEILAWLVKVGDIIELNQPIVEVETAKAAVEIPAKWAGEVRSIFHPEGSTVEVGTPIIAIDTDPGAGPIAESTTAAPSSALPTPSAAALAAVELAPAEGAVEPGMIGGPAPGGRTAVLVGYGPRTTSAKRRPRKSPTTPHSVDHGVVVGDKITPTPASQAPSLHDRPGTSGPVLAKPPVRKLAKDLGIDLATLSGSGPLGSITREDVHAAANGSTTAAEPLAAAPPVTAAASFGADREQRIPVKGVRKLTAENMSRSAFTAPHVTEFLTVDVTRAMKALDRLRDRREWREVRVSPLLLVAKAVLLAVKRHPMVNSTWAGDEIVVKEYVNLGIAAATGRGLIVPNIKDAGRLTLRELADAMTGLVQTAKAGKTSPADMSGGTLTITNVGVFGVDTGTPILPPGEAAILAFGAVRELPWVHKGKVKPRQVTTLGLSFDHRIVDGELGSKFLRDIGDFLADPEAALLAWT from the coding sequence ATGTCCCGGATCAAGGAGTTCAACCTGCCCGACCTGGGTGAGGGCCTGACCGAGGGCGAGATCCTCGCCTGGCTGGTCAAGGTGGGCGACATCATCGAGCTGAACCAGCCGATCGTCGAGGTCGAGACGGCCAAGGCTGCCGTCGAGATCCCGGCGAAGTGGGCCGGCGAGGTGCGGTCGATCTTCCACCCGGAGGGCAGCACGGTCGAGGTCGGCACCCCGATCATCGCGATCGACACCGACCCCGGCGCCGGCCCGATCGCCGAGTCCACCACCGCCGCCCCCAGCTCCGCCCTGCCCACCCCCTCGGCCGCCGCGCTGGCCGCAGTCGAGCTGGCTCCCGCCGAGGGCGCCGTCGAGCCGGGCATGATCGGTGGTCCCGCCCCCGGTGGCCGTACCGCCGTCCTGGTCGGCTACGGGCCGCGTACCACCTCCGCAAAACGCCGCCCCCGCAAATCCCCCACGACTCCCCACTCCGTCGATCATGGAGTTGTGGTGGGTGACAAAATCACCCCTACCCCCGCAAGCCAGGCACCATCCCTCCATGATCGACCGGGTACGAGCGGGCCGGTGCTGGCGAAGCCGCCGGTGCGGAAGCTTGCGAAGGATCTCGGGATCGACCTGGCCACGCTGAGCGGGTCGGGTCCGCTCGGGTCGATCACGCGGGAGGACGTACACGCGGCGGCGAACGGGAGCACGACGGCGGCCGAGCCGCTGGCGGCGGCCCCACCGGTCACGGCGGCCGCGAGCTTCGGCGCGGACCGCGAGCAGCGCATCCCCGTCAAGGGGGTACGCAAGCTCACCGCCGAGAACATGTCCCGCTCGGCGTTCACCGCTCCGCACGTCACGGAGTTCCTGACAGTGGACGTGACCCGGGCGATGAAGGCGCTCGACCGGCTGCGTGACCGGCGGGAGTGGCGCGAGGTCCGGGTCTCGCCGTTGCTGCTGGTCGCCAAGGCGGTGCTGCTGGCGGTCAAGCGGCACCCGATGGTCAACTCGACCTGGGCGGGCGACGAGATCGTCGTCAAGGAGTACGTCAACCTGGGCATCGCGGCGGCCACCGGGCGCGGTCTGATCGTGCCGAACATCAAGGACGCCGGACGACTCACGCTGCGTGAGCTGGCAGATGCGATGACGGGCCTGGTGCAGACGGCCAAGGCGGGGAAGACCTCCCCGGCGGACATGTCCGGCGGTACGTTGACGATCACCAACGTCGGGGTCTTCGGAGTCGACACCGGCACCCCGATCCTTCCCCCCGGGGAGGCGGCGATCCTGGCCTTCGGCGCGGTCCGCGAACTGCCCTGGGTACACAAGGGCAAGGTCAAGCCACGCCAGGTGACCACGCTGGGGCTCTCCTTCGATCACCGGATCGTCGACGGCGAGCTGGGATCGAAGTTCCTGCGCGACATCGGCGACTTCCTCGCCGACCCGGAGGCGGCCCTGCTCGCCTGGACCTGA